A single region of the Microcella sp. genome encodes:
- a CDS encoding mechanosensitive ion channel family protein yields the protein MTEIWNESWFWPSLTVIVGLPIVLLVLSEVLEALVRRGNPAERVVRLIRNWIAPIAALLVLLSQVDQAEVDASWSRIVATVLGFLVILVLINGVNVALFATARKGTWRDRLPSIFIDVGRFLLIIISLALLFSWVWGADVGGLFTALGIGSIVIGLALQNAVGSVLSGLLLLFEQPFQLGDWLQVGDVRGSVVEVNWRSVHIRTVSGIVIVPNSELAGSSFRNFTAKRAPYTACAMVRFATEDPPETVIRVMTQTAADQPQLAPGATPSVGTFADGEYEINLPVPTPGDEYDALTEFRRRLWYAARRAGLHLDGDYYVDYDTVERRRELLIQFAAALYCTPERVRDLAGRVRVERYVEGERVQHVGEVPNGIRFVVSGAARMMVEAAGGVRVPVTELGRDAILGLTSLTRQGINAVVDALTEMTVLFVPVDVVDELVDEQPELARDFGREIDNRRKLVREAFAVAGLEVPAGSRAIAY from the coding sequence GTGACTGAGATCTGGAACGAGAGCTGGTTCTGGCCCTCGCTCACCGTGATCGTCGGTCTGCCCATCGTGCTGCTCGTGCTGAGCGAGGTGCTCGAAGCGCTCGTGCGGCGCGGCAACCCCGCCGAGCGGGTCGTGCGACTGATTCGCAACTGGATCGCCCCGATCGCGGCGCTGCTCGTGCTGCTGAGCCAGGTCGACCAAGCCGAGGTCGATGCCTCGTGGAGCCGCATCGTCGCGACCGTGCTCGGCTTTCTCGTCATTCTCGTGCTCATCAACGGTGTCAACGTCGCCCTGTTCGCCACCGCGCGCAAGGGCACCTGGCGCGATCGGCTGCCCTCGATCTTCATCGACGTCGGGCGGTTTCTGCTCATCATCATCTCGCTCGCCCTGCTCTTCTCCTGGGTGTGGGGCGCCGACGTCGGCGGGCTCTTCACCGCGCTCGGCATCGGGTCGATCGTCATCGGCCTCGCGCTGCAGAACGCCGTCGGCTCAGTGCTGTCTGGCCTGCTGCTGCTGTTCGAGCAGCCCTTCCAGCTCGGCGACTGGCTGCAGGTGGGCGACGTGCGGGGCAGCGTGGTTGAAGTCAACTGGCGCAGCGTGCACATTCGCACCGTCTCGGGCATCGTCATCGTGCCGAACTCCGAGCTCGCTGGTTCGTCGTTTCGCAACTTCACCGCCAAGCGCGCGCCATACACGGCGTGCGCGATGGTGCGGTTCGCCACCGAAGACCCTCCCGAGACCGTCATCCGCGTCATGACGCAGACCGCGGCCGACCAGCCGCAGCTCGCCCCGGGAGCAACGCCCAGTGTCGGCACCTTCGCCGACGGCGAGTACGAGATCAACCTGCCGGTGCCGACGCCCGGCGACGAGTACGACGCGCTCACCGAGTTTCGGCGCAGGCTCTGGTACGCGGCGCGTCGGGCCGGGCTGCACCTCGACGGCGACTACTACGTCGACTACGACACGGTCGAGCGACGGCGCGAGCTGCTCATCCAGTTCGCCGCGGCGCTCTACTGCACGCCCGAGCGCGTGCGCGATCTGGCCGGACGCGTGCGCGTCGAACGTTATGTCGAGGGCGAGCGCGTGCAGCACGTGGGCGAAGTGCCCAACGGCATCCGCTTCGTCGTCTCGGGTGCCGCGCGCATGATGGTCGAAGCGGCCGGCGGGGTTCGCGTGCCCGTGACCGAGCTGGGCCGCGACGCCATTCTGGGCCTCACCTCGCTCACGCGGCAGGGCATCAACGCCGTCGTCGACGCGCTCACCGAGATGACGGTGCTCTTCGTGCCGGTCGACGTCGTCGACGAGCTCGTCGACGAGCAGCCAGAGCTCGCTCGAGACTTCGGGCGCGAGATCGACAACCGGCGCAAGCTCGTGCGCGAGGCGTTCGCGGTAGCAGGGCTCGAGGTTCCGGCGGGGTCGAGAGCGATCGCGTACTAG
- a CDS encoding adenylate/guanylate cyclase domain-containing protein → MVHAVDESPPAARAARARRQRAGLSIQSTVLLMLLGVSLSSNVLVGMIGYVNATDSLRDAAFERLVEVRDSRAREVARLFTTIENTVGVHARGESVVAAVQAFSAGYDELADAELTDEQVAELDAYYSTVFGPALAEATGGPVDVSSFVPSSAAARYLHVHYTAPHTEFSSAIAVDDAGDGSAWSETHARYHDYFRTMTQRLDYEDVLLIDADGIVVYSAFKGVDLGTDVLTGPYRFSNLATSYSAAMSANQLGAVTFTDFAEYPPSLSLPAAWAVTPIGSGGELVGAMAVELPIQRLSNVMTADGDWSQGGLGATGETYLVGADGLMRSPSRLLLEDAEAFATAATGAGVPAAAVDRALVRQSTLDVVPVRSAAAAAALAGGEGTMIATNYLGRETLSAFGQVDIDGFGWIVIAEVDTGEAFAPVSEFTRNLVISSAVLALIVSVLSLLLARVFVRPLRRLGDAAQRIAAGETGVTVDAGNSDEMMSVASAFNDMSRSLQVKAELLDAQSAESETLLRALMPEPIIRRYREGQHTIAEDHDDVAVLYADVVGFDEFTLALDSEATLEAYNDLVRQFDDAAAAIGVEHVRTTTQGYLASSGLTVPRIDNARRIVEFALELQRILDRFSAQWGARLALRAGLDLGSASSGLVGRAHMVYDLWGEAVSLAFRIQADRSESGIFVTQRVAQGLSDGVRLTEVGEVRTTQGSQRVWRVEGLVGGD, encoded by the coding sequence ATGGTGCACGCTGTCGATGAGTCGCCGCCCGCGGCACGCGCGGCTCGGGCGCGACGCCAGCGGGCGGGGCTGAGCATCCAGTCGACCGTCTTGCTCATGCTCTTGGGCGTCAGCCTCTCGTCGAACGTGCTCGTCGGCATGATCGGCTATGTCAACGCGACCGATTCGCTGCGCGATGCCGCCTTCGAGCGGCTCGTCGAGGTGCGCGACTCGAGGGCGCGCGAAGTCGCCAGACTCTTCACCACGATCGAGAACACCGTCGGAGTGCACGCTCGAGGTGAGAGCGTCGTCGCCGCCGTGCAGGCGTTCTCGGCCGGATACGACGAACTCGCCGACGCAGAGCTCACCGACGAGCAGGTCGCCGAGCTCGACGCCTACTACTCGACGGTGTTCGGGCCGGCGCTCGCCGAGGCGACCGGCGGGCCGGTCGATGTGTCGAGCTTCGTGCCGAGCTCTGCCGCCGCGCGCTACCTGCACGTTCACTACACCGCGCCGCACACCGAGTTCTCGTCGGCCATCGCCGTCGATGATGCCGGCGACGGCAGCGCGTGGTCTGAGACGCACGCGCGGTATCACGACTACTTCAGAACGATGACTCAGCGGCTCGACTACGAAGACGTCTTGCTCATCGACGCCGACGGCATCGTGGTCTACAGCGCGTTCAAGGGCGTCGACCTCGGCACCGACGTGCTCACCGGGCCCTACCGGTTCTCGAACCTCGCCACCTCATACAGCGCGGCGATGAGCGCCAACCAGTTGGGCGCCGTGACCTTCACCGACTTCGCCGAGTATCCCCCCTCGCTCAGCCTGCCCGCGGCCTGGGCGGTGACGCCGATCGGTTCGGGTGGCGAGCTCGTCGGCGCCATGGCCGTCGAGCTGCCCATTCAACGGTTGAGCAACGTCATGACGGCTGACGGCGACTGGAGCCAGGGCGGGCTCGGTGCCACGGGCGAGACCTATCTGGTCGGCGCCGACGGCCTCATGCGGTCGCCCTCGCGACTGCTGCTCGAAGACGCCGAGGCATTCGCGACGGCAGCAACGGGCGCGGGAGTGCCTGCCGCCGCCGTCGATCGTGCGCTCGTGCGGCAGAGCACGCTCGACGTCGTGCCGGTGCGGTCGGCGGCAGCGGCCGCTGCGCTCGCCGGCGGCGAAGGCACCATGATCGCCACCAACTACCTGGGCCGCGAGACGCTGAGCGCCTTCGGCCAGGTCGACATCGACGGCTTCGGCTGGATCGTCATCGCCGAGGTCGACACGGGCGAGGCGTTCGCGCCCGTATCAGAGTTCACGCGCAACCTCGTCATCTCGTCGGCGGTGCTCGCGCTCATCGTCTCGGTGCTGTCGCTGCTGCTGGCCCGCGTGTTCGTGCGGCCATTGCGCCGCCTCGGCGACGCGGCGCAGCGCATCGCGGCGGGTGAGACGGGCGTGACGGTCGACGCGGGCAACAGCGACGAGATGATGAGCGTCGCCTCGGCCTTCAACGACATGAGCCGCAGCCTGCAGGTCAAGGCCGAGCTGCTTGACGCTCAGAGCGCTGAGAGCGAGACGCTGCTGCGCGCGCTCATGCCCGAGCCGATCATCCGTCGCTATCGCGAAGGCCAGCACACGATCGCCGAAGACCACGACGATGTCGCCGTGCTCTACGCCGACGTCGTCGGGTTCGACGAGTTCACTCTGGCGCTCGACTCAGAAGCGACCCTCGAGGCCTACAACGATCTCGTGCGGCAGTTCGACGACGCCGCGGCGGCCATCGGCGTCGAGCACGTGCGCACGACGACGCAGGGCTACCTCGCGTCGAGCGGCCTCACGGTGCCGCGCATCGACAACGCCAGGCGCATCGTCGAGTTCGCGCTCGAGCTGCAGCGCATTCTCGATCGGTTCAGCGCCCAGTGGGGGGCGAGGCTCGCGCTGCGTGCCGGCCTCGACCTGGGTTCGGCGTCGAGCGGGCTCGTCGGCAGGGCGCACATGGTCTACGACCTCTGGGGCGAAGCGGTGAGCCTGGCGTTCCGCATTCAGGCCGACCGCTCTGAGTCGGGCATCTTCGTCACCCAGCGCGTTGCGCAAGGGCTGTCTGATGGGGTGCGGCTCACCGAGGTGGGCGAGGTGCGCACGACGCAGGGCTCGCAGCGGGTCTGGCGCGTCGAAGGGCTGGTCGGCGGTGACTGA
- a CDS encoding DUF3105 domain-containing protein has protein sequence MASTIRRLSLPSHPDWSTPVAENDTTSDADLTVKQQREKRRAEKVAALKKKQEREKRNRMIGIVAASMAGLLIVGTLVTIVVTSATPPRDPAAIEIEGLQTFDSLEAVHVQSAVEYTMTPPAGGPHNPSWLNCGIYEQEVPAEYAVHSLEHGAVWVTYDPELVSGGDLDALRRAMPSTYIILSPFSGLPAPVVASAWGSQVALDGVDDPRLNDFIVKFRLSPDAPEPGALCSQSLDGPGKIS, from the coding sequence GTGGCGTCGACGATCCGGCGCCTGAGCCTGCCCTCGCACCCCGACTGGAGCACCCCCGTGGCCGAGAACGACACCACTTCTGACGCCGATCTCACCGTCAAGCAGCAGCGTGAGAAGCGCCGCGCTGAGAAGGTCGCCGCCCTCAAGAAGAAGCAAGAGCGCGAGAAGCGCAACCGCATGATCGGCATCGTCGCGGCCTCGATGGCCGGTCTGCTCATCGTCGGCACGCTCGTGACGATCGTCGTCACGTCGGCAACGCCCCCGCGCGACCCCGCCGCGATCGAGATCGAGGGCCTGCAGACGTTCGATTCGCTCGAGGCCGTGCACGTGCAGAGCGCCGTCGAGTACACCATGACTCCCCCGGCGGGCGGCCCGCACAACCCCAGCTGGCTGAATTGCGGCATCTACGAGCAAGAGGTGCCGGCCGAGTACGCCGTGCACTCTCTCGAGCACGGTGCGGTGTGGGTCACCTACGACCCCGAACTCGTGAGCGGCGGCGACCTCGACGCGCTGCGCCGCGCGATGCCGAGCACCTACATCATCTTGTCGCCGTTCTCTGGTCTGCCCGCACCGGTGGTCGCGAGCGCATGGGGTTCGCAGGTCGCCCTCGATGGCGTCGACGACCCGCGCTTGAACGACTTCATCGTCAAGTTCCGCTTGTCTCCTGACGCCCCCGAGCCGGGCGCGCTCTGCAGCCAGTCGCTCGACGGGCCCGGCAAGATCTCGTGA
- a CDS encoding DUF305 domain-containing protein — MTTPPAPAGRARVVVAVGLLVLVALVVGVLVGRVTSPGTPMPTESSAEAGFARDMQVHHAQAVEMALLVRDRTDDPEIRLLALDIATAQTQQQGQMFAWLVMWGLPQTSSAPEMEWLSRPVIDGSAGHGGHDSHTPGEPMPGVATFEQMQALQNATGVDAERLFLELMIAHHIGGVDMAEAVLARSTHPLVTPLARGMVQLQAKEIGYMEELLADRS; from the coding sequence GTGACGACGCCCCCGGCCCCGGCGGGGCGCGCACGCGTGGTCGTCGCGGTCGGTCTGCTCGTGCTCGTGGCGCTCGTCGTCGGTGTGCTCGTCGGGCGGGTCACCTCACCCGGAACCCCGATGCCCACCGAGTCGAGCGCCGAGGCGGGCTTCGCTCGCGATATGCAGGTGCATCACGCGCAGGCCGTCGAGATGGCGCTGCTGGTGCGCGACCGCACCGACGACCCCGAGATCAGGCTGCTCGCCCTCGACATCGCCACGGCGCAGACGCAGCAGCAGGGGCAGATGTTCGCCTGGCTCGTCATGTGGGGGCTGCCCCAGACCAGCAGCGCGCCCGAGATGGAGTGGCTCTCGCGCCCCGTCATCGACGGCTCTGCCGGGCACGGCGGGCACGACTCGCACACCCCGGGCGAGCCCATGCCCGGTGTGGCGACCTTCGAGCAGATGCAGGCGCTGCAGAACGCGACCGGGGTCGACGCCGAACGCCTCTTTCTCGAGCTCATGATCGCCCACCACATCGGCGGGGTCGACATGGCCGAAGCCGTGCTCGCACGCAGCACTCACCCGCTCGTCACGCCTCTGGCGCGGGGCATGGTGCAGTTGCAGGCGAAAGAGATCGGCTACATGGAAGAGCTGCTCGCCGACCGGTCGTAG
- a CDS encoding ABC transporter ATP-binding protein, whose translation MGGGRRGSRVSSADAEAQRAANADAPRIPDLLPRIAALFRPHRGALTITIALVLVSAALSVAPPLLTQQAFDVGLFPPEGSPNVPVLLQIVGVMLALWVLAAGIGIAQTRLTASIGNSVMADLRVRLFAHLQSMELGFFTRTKTGIIQSRLQNDVGGVAGVLSNTVSSVIGNTVTVIAAFVAMLLLSWQLTIVAVVLLPVLVVAQRRVGQVRARIATKTQESLSDMTAITQEALSVSGILLAKSFFRQQSEVERYSLENDTQRRLQVQLAMSGQWFFATVNVFLSVIPAVVYLVAAWLIEQEVSVTAGTIVAFTTVQARLTFPLMGLMRVALDLQTSGALFARIFEYLDLAPQIVEAPDARDIDERHRGRVAFENVTFRYPDAAADSPPTLDGVSFTIEPGQFVAFVGPSGAGKTTISYLVPRLHDVSGGTVEVAGVDVRRLRQQSLIDHVGIVSQETYLFHASIAENLRYARPEATDAELEAACRAASIHATIDSFPDRYDTIVGERGYRLSGGEKQRVAIARVLLKDPPVLILDEATSALDSVSERVVQAALDAASRGRTTIAIAHRLSTISAADVINVVDGGRIVESGTHAELVALSGVYARLVVQQSADYDRSASSSSM comes from the coding sequence ATGGGTGGGGGCCGCCGGGGTTCTCGCGTCTCGAGCGCAGACGCCGAGGCGCAGCGGGCCGCCAACGCCGATGCGCCGCGCATTCCCGACCTGCTGCCGCGCATCGCGGCCCTGTTCAGGCCTCATCGCGGCGCCCTCACGATCACGATCGCGCTCGTGCTGGTCTCGGCAGCGCTCAGCGTCGCTCCGCCCCTGCTCACGCAGCAGGCGTTCGACGTGGGCCTCTTTCCGCCGGAGGGCAGCCCGAACGTTCCGGTGCTGCTGCAGATCGTCGGCGTCATGCTCGCGCTCTGGGTGCTCGCGGCGGGCATCGGCATCGCCCAGACTCGACTGACGGCCAGCATCGGCAACAGCGTGATGGCCGACCTGCGCGTTCGACTCTTCGCGCACCTGCAGTCGATGGAGCTCGGCTTCTTCACCCGCACGAAGACCGGCATCATCCAGTCTCGACTGCAGAACGACGTCGGCGGGGTCGCCGGCGTGCTCAGCAACACGGTCTCGAGCGTCATCGGCAACACCGTCACGGTCATCGCCGCGTTCGTGGCGATGCTGCTGCTGAGCTGGCAGCTCACGATCGTGGCGGTCGTGCTGCTGCCCGTGCTGGTCGTGGCGCAGCGACGCGTCGGCCAAGTGCGTGCGCGCATCGCGACCAAGACCCAAGAGTCGCTGAGCGACATGACGGCGATCACGCAAGAGGCGCTGAGCGTGTCGGGAATCCTGCTCGCGAAAAGCTTCTTCCGGCAGCAGAGCGAGGTCGAGCGCTACTCGCTCGAGAACGACACGCAGCGGCGACTGCAAGTGCAGCTGGCCATGAGCGGCCAATGGTTCTTCGCCACGGTGAACGTCTTTCTCTCGGTGATTCCCGCGGTCGTCTACCTTGTGGCGGCATGGCTCATCGAGCAGGAGGTCTCGGTGACCGCGGGCACGATCGTCGCCTTCACGACGGTGCAGGCTCGACTCACCTTTCCCCTCATGGGGCTCATGCGGGTCGCGCTCGATCTGCAGACCAGCGGCGCGCTGTTCGCCCGCATCTTCGAATATCTCGATCTGGCGCCGCAGATCGTCGAAGCGCCAGACGCTCGCGACATCGACGAGCGCCACCGCGGCCGGGTCGCCTTCGAGAACGTCACGTTTCGCTACCCAGACGCTGCGGCCGACAGCCCGCCCACTCTCGACGGAGTGTCATTCACGATCGAGCCCGGCCAGTTCGTCGCCTTCGTGGGGCCCTCGGGTGCCGGCAAGACCACGATCTCGTACCTCGTGCCACGACTGCACGACGTCTCGGGCGGCACCGTCGAGGTGGCAGGGGTCGATGTGCGCCGGCTGCGCCAGCAGAGCCTCATCGATCACGTGGGCATCGTCAGCCAAGAGACCTACCTCTTTCACGCGTCGATCGCCGAGAATCTGCGCTACGCGCGGCCCGAGGCGACGGATGCTGAGCTCGAGGCCGCGTGCCGTGCGGCGAGCATCCACGCCACCATCGACAGCTTTCCCGACCGCTACGACACCATCGTCGGAGAACGCGGCTATCGACTGTCGGGCGGCGAGAAGCAGCGCGTCGCGATCGCGCGGGTGCTGCTGAAAGACCCGCCGGTGCTCATTCTCGACGAAGCCACGAGCGCCCTCGACTCTGTCTCAGAGCGCGTCGTGCAGGCAGCGCTCGACGCGGCGAGCCGCGGCCGCACGACGATCGCCATCGCCCACCGGCTCTCGACCATCAGCGCGGCCGACGTGATCAACGTCGTCGACGGCGGCCGCATCGTCGAATCGGGCACGCACGCAGAGCTCGTCGCTCTCAGCGGAGTCTATGCGCGGCTCGTCGTGCAGCAGTCGGCAGACTACGACCGGTCGGCGAGCAGCTCTTCCATGTAG
- a CDS encoding carbohydrate ABC transporter permease: protein MSDATTRPEEKLDRPLGQKNADPTEVEREPSKSRRVKQKLTSPWATAAAILIATLWTIPTFGLLVSSFRTPQEIRSNGWWNIFVSPSFTLENYFEVLTVSGASSANLGQYFVNSLVIAIPAAIFPIALATMAAYAFAWIKFPGAGPLFVLVFALQIVPLQMALVPLLQIFSNVLGISGTFPAVWIAHTIFGLPLCIFLLHNFISEIPGEVIEAARVDGANHTQIFFRIIIPLSLPALASIGIFQFLWVWNDLLVALVFSGGTADVAPLTQRLAELVGNFGRNTERLPAAAFISLIIPLIVFFSLQRYFVRGLLAGSTKG, encoded by the coding sequence ATGAGCGACGCGACGACTCGGCCAGAGGAGAAGCTCGATCGCCCGCTCGGCCAGAAGAACGCCGACCCCACCGAGGTCGAGCGCGAGCCGAGCAAGTCACGGCGGGTCAAGCAGAAGCTCACCTCGCCGTGGGCGACGGCGGCGGCCATTCTCATCGCCACACTGTGGACGATCCCGACGTTCGGCCTGCTGGTCTCGTCGTTCCGCACGCCGCAAGAGATTCGCTCGAACGGCTGGTGGAACATCTTCGTCAGTCCGAGCTTCACGCTCGAGAACTACTTCGAAGTGCTGACGGTCTCGGGCGCGTCATCGGCGAACCTGGGCCAGTACTTCGTGAACTCGCTCGTCATCGCCATTCCGGCGGCGATCTTCCCGATCGCTCTCGCGACGATGGCCGCCTATGCCTTCGCCTGGATCAAGTTTCCCGGTGCTGGCCCGCTCTTCGTGCTCGTGTTCGCGCTGCAGATCGTGCCGTTGCAGATGGCACTCGTGCCCCTGCTGCAGATCTTCTCGAACGTTCTCGGCATCAGCGGAACATTCCCCGCGGTGTGGATCGCGCACACGATCTTCGGTCTGCCGCTGTGCATCTTCTTGCTGCACAACTTCATCAGCGAGATTCCCGGAGAGGTCATCGAAGCGGCTCGAGTCGACGGCGCGAACCACACGCAGATCTTCTTCCGCATCATCATTCCGCTGTCGCTGCCGGCGCTCGCCTCGATCGGCATCTTCCAGTTCTTGTGGGTGTGGAACGACCTGCTCGTGGCGCTCGTGTTCTCGGGCGGCACAGCCGATGTCGCGCCGCTGACGCAGCGACTGGCCGAGCTGGTCGGCAACTTCGGTCGCAACACCGAGCGACTCCCAGCCGCGGCGTTCATCTCGCTCATCATTCCGCTCATCGTGTTCTTCAGCCTGCAGCGCTACTTCGTGCGCGGCCTGCTGGCGGGCTCGACGAAGGGATGA
- a CDS encoding carbohydrate ABC transporter permease, with amino-acid sequence MTSAFWSDLVEKFGVMFGGLAAFAAAIGLILFLADRAPKRGRDIWQLLGFLAPAMILLTVGLIYPAINTAIISFFNRNSREFVGLDNYIWMFTEPTILITLGNTLIWVALVPTLSTVFGLAYAVFIDKSKGEKVLKSLVFMPMAISFVGAGIIWRFVYEYRAVGFSEQIGILNQILVWLGQEPQQFLQNSPWNTFFLIVVMVWIQTGFAMVLLSAAIKGVPVEIIEASRLDGANPWQQFWNVTVPGIRGTLVVVVTTISIATLKVFDIVRAMTGGNFDTSVVANEMYTQAFNRGEFGQGSALALVLFVMVMPIVIYNVRVMRKQKEIR; translated from the coding sequence ATGACGTCGGCATTCTGGTCTGACCTCGTCGAGAAATTCGGGGTCATGTTCGGAGGCCTCGCCGCCTTCGCTGCGGCCATCGGTCTCATACTCTTCCTTGCCGATCGGGCCCCGAAGCGGGGTCGAGATATCTGGCAGCTGCTGGGCTTCCTCGCCCCGGCGATGATCTTGCTGACCGTCGGTCTCATCTACCCGGCGATCAACACGGCGATCATCTCGTTCTTCAACCGCAACAGCCGTGAGTTCGTCGGTCTCGACAACTACATCTGGATGTTCACCGAGCCGACCATCCTCATCACCCTCGGCAACACCCTCATCTGGGTGGCGCTCGTTCCGACGCTGTCGACGGTCTTCGGCCTCGCCTACGCCGTCTTCATCGACAAGAGCAAGGGCGAGAAGGTGCTGAAGTCGCTCGTCTTCATGCCGATGGCCATCTCGTTCGTCGGCGCCGGCATCATCTGGCGCTTCGTCTACGAGTACCGTGCGGTGGGCTTCAGCGAGCAGATCGGCATCTTGAACCAGATTCTCGTGTGGCTCGGTCAAGAGCCGCAGCAGTTCTTGCAGAACTCGCCGTGGAACACGTTCTTCTTGATCGTCGTGATGGTGTGGATTCAGACCGGTTTCGCCATGGTGCTGCTCTCGGCGGCGATCAAGGGCGTGCCGGTCGAGATCATCGAAGCATCGAGACTCGACGGCGCCAACCCCTGGCAGCAGTTCTGGAACGTGACGGTGCCCGGAATCCGCGGCACGCTCGTCGTGGTGGTCACGACCATCTCGATCGCGACGCTGAAGGTGTTCGACATCGTGCGAGCCATGACCGGCGGCAACTTCGACACCTCGGTCGTCGCGAACGAGATGTACACGCAGGCCTTCAACCGAGGAGAGTTCGGGCAGGGCTCAGCGCTCGCCCTCGTGCTCTTCGTCATGGTCATGCCGATCGTCATCTACAACGTGCGCGTCATGCGCAAGCAGAAGGAGATCCGATGA
- a CDS encoding extracellular solute-binding protein: protein MSSTLRRRLLAPAAAVGALSLVLAGCAADTEEPGAGGDVDCSEYEQYGTFDGESVEVYATIIDVEADDLVTSWSDFSECTGITIRYVGTQEAETQINVRAAAGDAPDLMIIPQPGLLQRLVGDGYVVPAPASVEANVDEFWSESWKGYGTIDGTFYAAPLMASVKGYIWYSPADFAENGYEVPTTWAEMVALTEQMTERNEGAYRPWCVGFGSGDATGWPGTDWVEDAVLRTAGPEAYDAWVAGDLPFSSPEITEAFELVGEILLNPEFVNGGFGGVDSIISTSFQDGGLAILDGNCSLHHQASFYEAQWGAGVDVSENGDIWAFLTPPMNADDGAAVTGGGEFVAAFNDREATAAVQTYLASGLWANNRVALGGVISANKGLDPSLAGSDLARQSVEILQGEDTVFRFDASDLMPAEVGTSSFWTGMVDWVSGTRSTQELLTFIDSTFP, encoded by the coding sequence ATGAGTTCCACTCTCCGACGCAGGCTTCTAGCGCCTGCAGCGGCAGTAGGCGCCCTCAGCCTGGTTCTCGCCGGCTGTGCGGCCGACACCGAAGAGCCGGGAGCCGGCGGCGACGTCGATTGCTCGGAGTACGAGCAGTACGGCACGTTCGACGGCGAGAGCGTCGAGGTCTACGCGACCATCATCGACGTCGAGGCCGACGACCTCGTCACCAGCTGGTCTGACTTCTCGGAGTGCACCGGCATCACCATCCGCTACGTGGGCACGCAAGAAGCCGAGACGCAGATCAACGTGCGTGCGGCCGCGGGCGACGCCCCCGACCTCATGATCATCCCCCAGCCAGGCCTGCTGCAGCGTCTCGTCGGCGACGGCTACGTCGTTCCGGCCCCGGCCTCGGTCGAAGCCAACGTCGACGAGTTCTGGAGCGAGAGCTGGAAGGGCTACGGCACCATCGACGGCACCTTCTACGCTGCACCGCTGATGGCGAGCGTCAAGGGCTACATCTGGTACTCGCCCGCCGACTTCGCCGAGAACGGCTACGAGGTTCCGACGACGTGGGCCGAGATGGTCGCACTCACCGAGCAGATGACCGAGCGCAACGAGGGTGCATACCGCCCCTGGTGCGTCGGCTTCGGTTCGGGCGACGCCACCGGCTGGCCGGGAACCGACTGGGTCGAAGACGCCGTGCTGCGCACCGCAGGCCCTGAGGCCTACGACGCGTGGGTCGCGGGCGACCTGCCCTTCTCGAGCCCCGAGATCACCGAGGCGTTCGAGCTCGTCGGCGAGATCTTGCTCAACCCTGAGTTCGTCAACGGCGGATTCGGTGGAGTCGACTCGATCATCTCGACCAGCTTCCAAGACGGTGGCCTCGCGATTCTCGACGGCAACTGCTCGCTGCACCACCAGGCTTCGTTCTACGAGGCCCAGTGGGGCGCTGGCGTCGACGTGTCTGAGAACGGCGACATCTGGGCGTTCCTGACCCCGCCGATGAACGCCGATGACGGTGCTGCCGTCACCGGTGGCGGCGAGTTCGTCGCGGCGTTCAACGACCGTGAGGCGACCGCGGCTGTTCAGACCTACCTGGCCAGCGGCCTGTGGGCGAACAACCGCGTGGCACTCGGTGGTGTCATCTCGGCGAACAAGGGCCTCGACCCGTCGCTCGCCGGTTCTGACCTCGCCCGCCAGTCGGTCGAGATCCTCCAGGGTGAAGACACGGTGTTCCGTTTCGACGCCTCTGACCTCATGCCCGCCGAAGTCGGCACCAGCTCGTTCTGGACCGGCATGGTCGACTGGGTCAGCGGCACCCGCAGCACGCAAGAACTGCTGACGTTCATCGACAGCACGTTCCCGTAA